The sequence below is a genomic window from Wyeomyia smithii strain HCP4-BCI-WySm-NY-G18 chromosome 1, ASM2978416v1, whole genome shotgun sequence.
AAAAGAGTGTTTCCTTTGTTTTGTTTCCCGTGTGATGTTGAAAATGGTTCCACTTGTTCAGAATTAGAGCAGCTGCGTAATGCATGAGCCACCATCAAAGAGAGCCACTCGGGTTAAACTACGGGAGTTTTCCGATATGTAGCACAAAATTTCGGAAGAATCGATGGGTGTGcttttcaataaaacaaaacgTTTCAGTTTTTGGGAAACGATTGATCGGTTAGGTAGCAACAGTCATGTCATGGTTTCTGCCAGCAACAAAGAGTTTGCTCTGCAATAACGTTTCTGAACAAAGGAAATAGGTTTTCTAAATTGTAGCCAAATGAAACAAGTGACTGAAAGTACTTATGGAGGAAAGGGTTTCTCTCTCGAAGGTTTCGTTTcagaacatttttaaaaaaatttatttcttaTCAAACATGTACAATCACAGCTTGGATATGCCTTTCAGAATTTCACGCAGTTTGCGCCGCAATATTTTACCACTCGCCGTTTTCGGAATTTCCTGAATTATTCTCACTCCGCCGTGAAGTCGTTTCTGAACCGACACTTGAGCGTTCACAAACTGGGCAATTTCCTGCACATTCACGCTCACTCCATCGGCTGGCACTACGAAAGCGGTAGCCAACTCACCGACTCGATCGTCTGGAAACCCAACCACTGCAGCATCCTTAACCGCCGGGTGAGATAGTAAGATGGCCTCCAGCTCGGCTGGAGGCACTTGAAAAGCTTTGTACTTGATAAGCTCCTTCAATCGATCAACGATGTAGAAATCCTTCTCGTTATCATAGTACCCAACATCCCCAGTATGCAACCAACCATCTTGATCAACAGCTCCATCCTTTCCAATGTACCCTTTCATGATAAGACTTCCTTTGAAGCACAGCTCCCCATTCTGGAAGGGGCCAAGTGTTTTGCCCGTTTCCGGGTCGATCACCTTAACCCACTGACCCGCGCGAACCCGACCCACACTTCCAGGTTTGTTTTCCACGTCCAATTGAAGCAAGATTGCCAACGTGGTTTCACTCATTCCATACGCTTGCCGAATCGAAGTTACGTTCAGCCGAGCTCGAATCAAATCCTCCACCTCTCTACTCAGTGGTGCTGCTCCACTAATTATCATTTTCACCGAAGAAAGATCAAACTCATCAACCAGAGAGTTTTTCGCCAGGAATATGGCAATGGGTGGCACAACATTCAACATGTTCGGTCGATATTGCTGTATGCAGCTCAGATAGTTTCTCGCATCGAATCTGGGCAGAAAAACCAACCGCATGCCGTTGGCCAGCCAGTTAAGCATCGATACTCCCCCGGCAACGTGAAACCAAGGAATTACATCAACTGCTACCATTTCTTCTTGGTCGGGTCCGATTGTGTCCAGAAAAGTTctgaaatttcaaatcaaactagTCACCTATTTCTGtaacaaaaaccaaaagcaaACCTAGTGTACGACATAGTCGTCATCACATTCCGTTGAGTTATCTGAACTCCTTTCGGTAGACCGGTGGTGCCCGAAGACATCACAATCAGCGCGATCTGATTCTCGATATCCACAGCCTGTGGAATGAAGGATTCGGGCTTGAATTTTCTGCTGGAGGTTTCCAAGCATTTCTGCAATGTCTGTCCCCGGCCGTTGTCATCCAGATAGATAAACTTAACCGGTCGACGAATTCGCAGACTAGCCTTCTGCGCTGGTAGATAGGATTGAGCCGACGCGAAGATGACTTTTGGTTTCACCAGCCTGAAGGCATGCTCGAGCTCACCTGATAAAAATAACACGCAAACAGTACTTATCAGATGAATTATATTTTACAGCATCAATGATTATGTGATATCGCCTATTACGTTCTAAGTAACCGGGATTGAACAGAGCAGCCGTAGCGCCAAGGAACATCAGGGCAAACACAACAACTGGAAACTCGAAACGGTTCTCACTGATCAGTGCCACTACATCGTTTCGTTGCACCCCCTGCTCTTCCAGGTAAGCGGCCAAAGCCAACGACTGTTCCAGCAGTCCACCGTAGGTTAGCTGGAGAGTGCTGATTCCACTTATCAGGGCTATCTTCTCGCGAGTCTTGCGGAACTCGCGCACGATCAGCTCTCCTAGGGAGTCGCAACCTCGATTGACCACCTCCGCTGCTAGCGGACCACCGTAGATTATGTTTGGGTCATTCAACTTATCTTCTCCGAGCACTTTCATTTCGTACTGCACCGTAGGCGAGATGTCATTAGACTGAACAGAATTGCCTCCAGTAGGGCTGATTAGATAGGTTGTTTTGTCGGGATGATTACAACAAAGTTGAGGAAGACGAGTTTTAATCTCAGATGTACAAGAGAGAACTGTGATCTTCtcgcgagagagagagataacGCTGTTCAATATACGTACTTGATTATGGTTGTAAATTAAAACCGCCTAAATGTTTTCTTTTATGGCATGCATTTTTGTAGCTCAGACAAGCAACAACATCTTAACTTTGAATGAGTTCTGATTTAACTCTGTCAATACTGCATTTGTACATAACATCAATCTGTGTACCGTTATCCGAAGCTTCAATACAAGTCGTTGTGAATTCGCATAAATTGCTTTCAACTGATCGCTTCGGGAAGAATCCGTGCCGGGATGGACTGATGTAATTTCTCCACGAACTGATCAACACATCTTTAACAATGGTTTCCAGACACTTTGACACTATTCCTCGGTAGCTAGATACGTCAGTCTTATCGCCTTTCTTAAACACCGGAATCATGTAGGAAGATttccaaacagaaaaaaatgtgacagttGTAGAGACCAGTTAAAGATTGCTCGAAGGGACGCAACATCTCTTGTATGCGCCTGAGGGTACAGGGGTACATTTTCCGGGCCCGGTTTGAATTATGGCTTGAATTAAAATCGATAGCCTTCCTGGGAACTCTATTGGCAGCAGCGAGAGTTTCCACTGACATTGGGACACGATCCACGGAAACACCCGTAAAATGTTACGAGAATAGATCGCACTTTCTCTGTGAAGAGTTAGCTGATACTTGTCCTAAATGCATAATGGTGGTTCACAAAGCTCCAGAACCTTCAAGAGTTATGTCGAAGATCCTGTTTTCACCTTATATAACGTTTATACAGAAAGCGATTGTATCCACGACAGATTCGACTAGTTTCATCAAATTGGCGTTTAAATACGGGCATCGCTTGGTCTCATTCCCAGCCACACTGTCAATAAACCCAAATCCCTTGATCccttgaacaactttgctgaagaccgtaACTTTCTAAGCGGTTGAATCAACAAGATGAATTAAGTAGAAAATATTGTAAACTTCATGCATACTAGCACTACGTAGTGGCAGAATTCCAAACTAAACTATAAACAAAGCCAAATGACTTTGATCTTTGACTCGGAACAATTTTCCTGAAGATTACGAAATAAATTTAGTTACCAAACTGTGTAAAAACTAGGAGCCCTTAtccttctgaacaactttgcttaaATCCAAAACTTTTAATTGGTTATAAATCAAAACTACTAAGCGCCGCGTTACGGTCGAATTTTGAAGCATACTGTCCACTAATCGCAAGCCCTTGACGACTtgtacaactttactgaagacctTCAGGTTGTCGGAATCACTATGTAGAGTTAAATCTGCCCATTTTAGGCGATGCTGAATTGTTTCTTCGGGATAACCGTGTCGTATTGTGCAATCAGGTTTGTTTTTCAAATcatgactaatttttgaaaaacgttGGGGTAAAAAACAACATCTTAGATTACGAATATTGTCAGAGCCAGAATGATTTGTTTGATCGATGCGACCTTTCCTGCAAAGTTGTATTTCAAGAGCTCACCCTCTTGATACtcttatttttcaatgaaaactacaaaaggttgaggctgttttcttaaaaaaaattcttaaggtgtatattttttcagggGCAAAACTACtgtcaacaactttgccgaagatatcGAACGAACAAACCGttctagttttattttttttttattttttaaaaaattaaccttttctgttttttttttcttcacgaaAAGATTATTGTATATAAAACCTTTTGAAGAATAATAATACCACAGCAATAggaaaaaatgatttcaacGACCGCTATCGATGAAAATTTCGAAACCGAAACGATGCTCGATTCGAGCTATTGTTTGACCGGAATGAGTAAGACTGGAACCCAGACTTGGATAGCGACAATTATTTAGAAAGTTGGTTTTAAAATAATGATTTCAAGCAAACAGCAATACAGTGTAACAGAAAGAACCATCACCAGACCAAAACATTCAACACGTTGGTATAAAATCCTTTCGCCTATCATTAATTGGAGTAATAATTTCTTCACCCGTACCCTGATCGGAGAATGGAACATTGAATTTACGACCTGCCTCGTAAATCGAGCGACGTTCGTGGCGATTTAATTAGTTTCTGCCGCATCGGTTTTCGGGACCCGTTCGTTCTTGGAAGAGAGCGTGTTTTTATCGCTCCTTTTACTGCACATCTTAATTACACTTTGGTCTCCCCGCCTAACTGAAACTGATGTCTCCTCTGGCACCTTTGCCGCCGCCTAGCAAACATAGCTAATCTTCTACTTTTTTGCGGAAGTTCCTTGCCATCATCACTGGACGGTCGCTGTTTAATTAAAACCTTACTTTCTCTATTCAACATGcacaaaactgcaaactttGGCACTATAATATCGGCTACAATTAATGTCGTTCCATCAATATAAACAATAGAACAAACTGGAGATAAAGTTCAATCAATCTGACTAGTGACTGCTCGGTTGTCATGGTATATTAATGTATGTGTCACGCTGGTCCAAATTCATCCCTGGCAAACCGGCAAAACTTTCACATTGTTAATCAAGCTTCAATCGCTAACTGGTTCGACTTGTGTCCGATGAAACAAAACCCTTTCAAACAATTCCAGCTCCAGTCCCTATTCGATACTGTGAACCCCATGCCGAACTCAAAATACAGCTGCTTTTATATGCTTTCACATTGCTCCACCAACGAGTTGGATTCGAATCGAATCGAATCGAATGAATGGTACGAGGGCACCCATTCGGCAGGAGATTATCATTGTGGTGCGGAAAGCTCGAAAttccatttttcaattttcccatGGCGGTGCATTCAGAGTTACCTACCGACGACGGATTCGGCACATGCCACCACATCCATCAACACCAAACCGCTCCCCTCGCATGCCAACACAGCGAGCGGCAAAGATCCGGGGTAAAACAAATAGCAAACGGATCAACACTGTTTCTGGAGTGAAGTGGGTGGTACTTGTGCTTTTGGGTTAAAAAGTTATCTTCTAGCGTAGGTGATCCGAGCTAATCTAGATATTGGCTGTGGGTTCCGAAGAAAATGTTTAACCTAAACAACGTCTGC
It includes:
- the LOC129728582 gene encoding luciferin 4-monooxygenase-like; this encodes MKVLGEDKLNDPNIIYGGPLAAEVVNRGCDSLGELIVREFRKTREKIALISGISTLQLTYGGLLEQSLALAAYLEEQGVQRNDVVALISENRFEFPVVVFALMFLGATAALFNPGYLERELEHAFRLVKPKVIFASAQSYLPAQKASLRIRRPVKFIYLDDNGRGQTLQKCLETSSRKFKPESFIPQAVDIENQIALIVMSSGTTGLPKGVQITQRNVMTTMSYTRTFLDTIGPDQEEMVAVDVIPWFHVAGGVSMLNWLANGMRLVFLPRFDARNYLSCIQQYRPNMLNVVPPIAIFLAKNSLVDEFDLSSVKMIISGAAPLSREVEDLIRARLNVTSIRQAYGMSETTLAILLQLDVENKPGSVGRVRAGQWVKVIDPETGKTLGPFQNGELCFKGSLIMKGYIGKDGAVDQDGWLHTGDVGYYDNEKDFYIVDRLKELIKYKAFQVPPAELEAILLSHPAVKDAAVVGFPDDRVGELATAFVVPADGVSVNVQEIAQFVNAQVSVQKRLHGGVRIIQEIPKTASGKILRRKLREILKGISKL